A segment of the Terriglobia bacterium genome:
TTTTCTTATAGAAGCTCTCGGCCAATGCGACAGCCGAGGTCTGCCGCTCCAGAACGGCGGTGCGGGCGGAGGCGATGGTGAGGAGGTCAATATTCATGAAATTCTAATCGGTGACTAAACCGTCCATCCATGCACGCGAGCGTTCTCCAGTGTCTCCGTCGAACTGCTCCAGGAGCTTCGCGGAGCTGACATCGTGCAACTCGCAGTGGGGCGCGGAATTTCCATGGACGGTGTTCGTACAGAATGCCACCTGCTTTCCTTCCATCCGAAAGCGCCAATCAACGATCATCAAGCCGGGTTTGAGTCGCTGGATGATTTTTCCGTCCCTGTAGATCACGAGCGTCAGCGGGATTGGATAGGAGGTACAGCAGTTTGGAAATTCAGCTAGCCACCCGACGGTCTGATCATCGCCGGCGACCTGAGGTGAGCTGAATGCGACCTGGTCTTTCTCTCTGCTGGCTTTCGTGTCGTGTCCCGCAGCATCAACCAGGTGCAGCGCGCCTTCAGAATCTACGTACACATGCACTATAGATCCCCGCTTGCCGCGCGCGCTCATTGCCGCCGGTTGTGACAACAGCACGGCTATCAGAAAACCCAGGATCACCGGACCCGCGTTTATGTGGTGTCGCAATTTCCAACCGCTTTGCACCAGGCTCATCTTTCAATAACTTTTGGAACCTTAAAGAACGCGCCATCCGTTTCCGGCGCGTTCTCCATCACCACCTCGCGCGGCAACGATGGTTTTGTTCTGTCCTCGCGCATGGCGTAGGCGAAGCGCGCCGTGCCGCTCTTGCTCTCGTCAATGCCGTAGCGGTCGGAGGTCTGCGCCATCGGCTCGACGTTGGACGTGTCGAGCTCGTTCAGGCAATCGACATAGTCGAGAATCGAGTTCAGGTCCTTGACCATGCGCGCGCGCTCGTCGGCGGTGAGCTCCAGGTTGGCCAGTTCGGCGACGTAGAGGACGTCTTGCTCGGTTATCGGTTGTCGGTTATCGGTCATCGGTTGTCAGATCCGGTCAACTGCTGGTGCGCTTGGCAACACCGGATTCCTTTGCAGTCACGAACTCGATGCGCCTGACCTTGGCGAATTGGTTGAGCGTGGCGAGATACCTGGGCACAAGGTTGACCAACTCGTTGTGCCACAGGGCATCGGGCACCTCGACGTTGAGCACGCCATCGGCGTAGCTGAGGGCCCGGGTACGGGCGGCAACGGCGGCGCCGCAGGCCAGCGGCCATCCCAGGATCGCCGCTTCCCCCGCCGGGGCGCGACGGATAGCGTCCACGACGATCTTCTGCAATCCATCGCGTGCGCGCTCCATCCAGCCTCCTCCCCGCAAATCAAGACCATGGATTCTACCACTCGTCACGCGCCGGTGATTACCCCCGTAATTTGCGCGATTTTTCCTGCGGCGTAGGATGCGTTGCGGGGGGCGGACCCATGAACCATACGCACAAGCCACCGACCCGGGCAGAAGCGATCGACACTCGTGTGTGGGATCTCCTAACCGTTGCCCTGTTCCTGGGTCTTTCGGCGATGGCGTGTTTGTGGCTCACGCCCCGGTAGAAAACAACTGAATCGGACTGGCCGGCAGCGCCGCAACTTGGGGGAGGAGCGGCGTGGCCGGCAATCCGAGGTGATGGCACGGCCCGCGCCGTGCCTTTTTATTGCCACACCTACGCCGTGCTGCTTACTTTCGGTCAATGCCCAATGAGCCGGTACTGCGTCTAAAGTAAGATTGTGGCGGCGACGCACCTGGGCCACGATGATCGCGGGGGGTGGGCCATGCCAAGCACCCGCGCTCACGATCCGCGAACGCCGCTGAACGAAACCCGCATCTGGGACTACATCAGCTTTGCCCTGCTGGTAATGCTGTCCCTGCTGGTCTACACCTGGCTGGAGCCCCACTAGCCGGTCTGCGACAGCGGAAACTCGCGCCGCACCAGTTCCACCGCCTGTTCGCGGCTGGTGGCGCTTCCTTCCAACTGCGCGTCCTCCACCGCGGAGAGAATTTCCCGGAACCTGGGCCCGGGAGGGTAACCCATGGCCAGCAGGTCGTGGCCGGTGAGCAGCGGCTGCGGCCGGATCTGTTCCGGCGGAGTCTGCTCAATTTTCTGCCGCAGAAATTCGTAGATGCCAAGGTCGCCGTGGCTGGCAAGGCAGTCAATGCGATGCATCTCCAGGTGCTCGGCGAACTCCGGCTGCCGCATGAAACGCTTGAGGGTTGAGGGCTTCATGTCCAGTGCGTCGGCAAAGCGCATATGCTGGCCGACGAGCACGGCGATCTGGCGGGTGTCGTCGCTGGACATGCGCAGGCGGCGCGCGATGTCTTCCGCCATGGCAACGCCGACCTCCACGTGATGGTCGAAGCGGATGCGATCCGGCGCCACGCGAAACGTCGGCGGCTTGCCGACATCGTGCAGCAGCGCGCCCCAGGCGAGCGTCGGCGACGTATTGGGCGGCAGCATTTCCAGCATCAGCAGCGTGTGCACCCAGACATCGCCCTCGGGATGAAACTCCGGCGGCTGCTCCACGCCTTTCATCCTTTCCACTTCCGGCAGGACCTCATGCAGCAGGCCGGTTTCGCCCAGCAACTCGAAGGCGCGGCGCGCGCGGCCCTCGGTGAGCATCTTGGTAAGCTCGTCGCGGACACGTTCGCGGCTGACCTGCGCGATCTGCGGCGCCAGTTGCTGGATGGCGCGCAGGGTGTCGGGATCAATCCTGTAGCCGAAGCGGGCGGCGAAGCGCACCGCGCGCAGCATGCGCAGGTTGTCTTCCGTGAAACGCTTCTCCGGCGCGCCGATGGTGCGGATGAGCTGGTGGTGCAGGTCGCCGAGGCCGCCGACGTAGTCGAGCACCTGGTTGGTGATCGGGTCCAGCAGCAGTCCGTTGATAGTGAAATCGCGGCGCTGCACGTCCTCGCGCGGATCCTTCGAGTAGGTGACCTGGTCGGGATGGCGGCCGTCGGTGTACAGGCCGTCGGAGCGGAAGGTGGCCACCTCGACCGTCGTCGGGTGATCGGGAGATCGGGTGACCGGGTGATCGGCAACCACGGAATCAGCGGGGACCAGCACGACACCAAACCGCGCTCCAACCGCCCAGGTCTTGGGGAAAATGCGCATGACCTCTTCGGGACGGGCGTCGGTGGAGACGTCGTAGTCGGCGGGCTCGCGTCCCAGCACCAGGTCGCGCACACATCCGCCG
Coding sequences within it:
- a CDS encoding DUF721 domain-containing protein, whose amino-acid sequence is MERARDGLQKIVVDAIRRAPAGEAAILGWPLACGAAVAARTRALSYADGVLNVEVPDALWHNELVNLVPRYLATLNQFAKVRRIEFVTAKESGVAKRTSS
- a CDS encoding CCA tRNA nucleotidyltransferase — translated: MSDAAKSAALEIVRTLRERGYLAYLVGGCVRDLVLGREPADYDVSTDARPEEVMRIFPKTWAVGARFGVVLVPADSVVADHPVTRSPDHPTTVEVATFRSDGLYTDGRHPDQVTYSKDPREDVQRRDFTINGLLLDPITNQVLDYVGGLGDLHHQLIRTIGAPEKRFTEDNLRMLRAVRFAARFGYRIDPDTLRAIQQLAPQIAQVSRERVRDELTKMLTEGRARRAFELLGETGLLHEVLPEVERMKGVEQPPEFHPEGDVWVHTLLMLEMLPPNTSPTLAWGALLHDVGKPPTFRVAPDRIRFDHHVEVGVAMAEDIARRLRMSSDDTRQIAVLVGQHMRFADALDMKPSTLKRFMRQPEFAEHLEMHRIDCLASHGDLGIYEFLRQKIEQTPPEQIRPQPLLTGHDLLAMGYPPGPRFREILSAVEDAQLEGSATSREQAVELVRREFPLSQTG
- the gatC gene encoding Asp-tRNA(Asn)/Glu-tRNA(Gln) amidotransferase subunit GatC → MTDNRQPITEQDVLYVAELANLELTADERARMVKDLNSILDYVDCLNELDTSNVEPMAQTSDRYGIDESKSGTARFAYAMREDRTKPSLPREVVMENAPETDGAFFKVPKVIER